In Tsuneonella amylolytica, one genomic interval encodes:
- a CDS encoding MlaE family ABC transporter permease — MSDGADFEFGGEGGNRRLVLSGNYLVSTLGPVDQDLRAIDEPVSEIDIGGIDEIDTLGAWIVLGLARNTGGAVVGASERAQRLMDSLKNAESGGTVTPERPPAYVRVLSAAGERVGGMRRGTVNGVSFLGGFISAAVSIIRHPRRFRTKAFVHQVELVAVQALAIVGLMSFLIGIVIAQQGAVQLQQFGAETLTVNLVGRITLRELGVLMTAIMVAGRSGSAFAAQLGTMKLTEEIDAMRTIGISPMEALVLPRVLAVTLMMILLGFYASVMAIIGGAVIGDLMLGIPFTSFLSRIKEVVPIYDLYVGLVKAPVFGLIVGMTGCYQGLQVSGNSEEVGLRTTKAVVVAIFTVIVLDAFFAVFFTQVGWA, encoded by the coding sequence ATGAGCGACGGGGCGGACTTCGAATTCGGCGGCGAGGGCGGCAACCGGCGGCTGGTGCTGTCGGGCAACTATCTGGTGTCCACGCTGGGCCCGGTCGACCAGGACCTGCGCGCCATCGACGAGCCGGTGTCCGAGATCGACATCGGCGGCATCGACGAGATCGACACGCTGGGCGCGTGGATCGTCCTCGGGCTCGCCCGCAATACCGGCGGAGCGGTCGTCGGTGCCAGCGAGCGCGCGCAGCGGCTGATGGATTCGCTGAAGAACGCGGAAAGCGGCGGGACGGTGACGCCCGAACGCCCGCCAGCGTACGTCCGCGTCCTCTCCGCCGCCGGCGAACGCGTGGGCGGAATGCGCCGCGGCACGGTCAACGGGGTCTCCTTCCTCGGCGGCTTCATTTCGGCGGCGGTTTCGATCATCCGCCATCCGCGCCGTTTCCGGACGAAGGCGTTCGTCCACCAGGTCGAACTCGTCGCGGTCCAGGCACTCGCGATCGTAGGGCTGATGAGCTTCCTCATCGGCATCGTCATCGCGCAGCAGGGTGCGGTGCAGTTGCAGCAGTTCGGCGCCGAGACGCTGACGGTCAACCTCGTCGGGCGGATCACCTTGCGCGAACTGGGCGTGCTGATGACCGCGATCATGGTCGCCGGCCGTTCGGGCAGTGCGTTCGCCGCGCAACTCGGCACGATGAAGCTGACCGAAGAGATCGATGCGATGCGCACGATCGGCATTTCGCCGATGGAAGCGCTCGTGTTGCCGCGGGTCCTCGCGGTCACGCTGATGATGATCCTCTTGGGTTTCTACGCATCGGTCATGGCGATCATCGGCGGTGCGGTGATCGGCGACCTCATGCTCGGCATCCCGTTCACCAGCTTCCTCAGCCGGATCAAGGAAGTGGTGCCGATCTACGACCTGTACGTGGGCCTCGTGAAGGCGCCGGTCTTCGGCCTCATTGTGGGAATGACCGGGTGCTACCAGGGGCTGCAGGTCTCCGGCAATTCGGAGGAAGTGGGCCTGCGGACAACGAAGGCGGTGGTCGTCGCGATCTTCACGGTGATCGTGCTCGATGCGTTCTTCGCGGTATTCTTCACGCAGGTGGGCTGGGCATGA
- a CDS encoding ABC transporter ATP-binding protein, whose translation MADETEPQAPPAEDDAAAVAAENGAATARAEDLGDPDVNRPYERFRGEYPIVIEGLRNSFGDQVIHENLSLKVKRGEILGVVGGSGTGKSVLMRSIIGLQIPDEGHIDVFGRSITDGEPDDVIGVRNRWGVLFQGGALFSTLTVGENVEVPLKQFYPDIEPDLMHEIARYKIMLSGLPAEAAAKYPSELSGGMKKRAGLARALALDPELLFLDEPTAGLDPIGAAAFDQLTLELQHTMGLTVFLITHDLDTLHEICDRVAVIADKKVIAVDTVPNLMKLDHPWIQEYFNGPRGRASLTAQALDTLRKHMDQPVALNAVKALDNPPSKKA comes from the coding sequence ATGGCCGACGAGACCGAACCCCAGGCCCCGCCGGCCGAAGACGATGCCGCCGCGGTCGCGGCCGAGAACGGCGCGGCCACGGCCCGCGCGGAAGATCTCGGCGATCCCGACGTCAACCGCCCGTACGAGCGGTTTCGCGGCGAATACCCGATCGTCATCGAGGGGCTCAGGAACAGCTTCGGCGACCAGGTGATCCACGAGAACCTGTCGCTGAAGGTCAAGCGGGGTGAAATCCTCGGCGTGGTAGGGGGGTCCGGCACCGGCAAGTCGGTCCTGATGCGCTCGATTATCGGGCTGCAGATACCCGACGAGGGGCACATCGACGTGTTCGGCCGCTCGATCACAGATGGCGAACCCGACGACGTGATCGGCGTGCGCAACCGCTGGGGCGTCCTGTTCCAGGGCGGCGCGCTGTTCTCCACCCTGACGGTGGGCGAGAACGTCGAGGTGCCGCTCAAGCAGTTCTACCCCGACATCGAACCCGACCTCATGCACGAGATCGCGCGCTACAAGATCATGCTCTCGGGCCTCCCGGCCGAAGCGGCGGCGAAGTATCCGAGCGAACTGTCCGGCGGCATGAAGAAGCGCGCCGGCCTCGCCCGGGCGCTGGCGCTCGATCCCGAGCTCCTGTTCCTCGACGAGCCGACTGCGGGCCTCGATCCGATCGGCGCGGCGGCGTTCGACCAGCTGACGCTGGAACTGCAGCACACGATGGGGCTGACCGTTTTCCTCATCACCCACGATCTCGATACCCTTCACGAGATATGCGACCGGGTGGCGGTGATCGCCGACAAGAAGGTGATCGCGGTCGATACCGTACCCAACCTGATGAAGCTCGATCACCCGTGGATCCAGGAATACTTCAACGGGCCGCGCGGGCGGGCTTCGCTCACCGCGCAGGCGCTTGATACGCTGCGCAAGCACATGGACCAGCCGGTGGCGCTCAACGCCGTCAAAGCGTTGGACAATCCACCAAGCAAGAAGGCATAG
- a CDS encoding MlaD family protein, producing METRANNVWVGAVTLALLAALALFFVWLSNLNKGEQEEYDIFFKQSVAGLAKGSAVSFAGVPAGQVSEIKLWEKDPEFVRVRVKIDDNVPILVGTTATMQGSFTGVSTILLDGARKGAKPITCETTACPEGAPVIPPKPGGLGELLSNAPLLLERLATLTERLTLLLGDRNQASIAGILDNTNRMTADLAQATPQVQRTMAELQVTLGEASQALDQFEKVMGSADTLLNREGQSLAAQMRTTLQSADNAAKSLSTTLEDARPAARQLSESTLPAAEATIRDLRETSKSLREVTEKINSQGAGGLIGGQKLPDYKPK from the coding sequence ATGGAAACCAGGGCCAATAATGTCTGGGTGGGGGCGGTCACGCTGGCGCTGCTGGCGGCTCTTGCGCTGTTCTTCGTCTGGCTGTCGAACCTCAACAAGGGCGAACAGGAAGAGTACGACATCTTCTTCAAGCAGTCGGTCGCCGGCCTTGCCAAGGGGTCCGCGGTCAGCTTCGCGGGCGTGCCCGCGGGGCAGGTCAGCGAGATCAAGCTGTGGGAGAAGGACCCCGAATTCGTCCGCGTGCGGGTGAAGATCGACGACAACGTGCCCATCCTCGTCGGCACCACCGCCACGATGCAGGGCTCGTTCACCGGCGTTTCCACCATCCTGCTCGACGGCGCGCGCAAGGGCGCCAAGCCGATCACGTGCGAGACCACGGCCTGCCCCGAAGGCGCGCCGGTCATCCCGCCCAAGCCCGGCGGGCTGGGCGAACTGCTGTCGAACGCGCCGCTGCTACTCGAGCGGCTGGCGACGCTGACCGAACGGCTGACGCTGCTGCTGGGCGACCGCAACCAGGCCTCGATCGCGGGTATCCTCGACAACACCAACCGTATGACCGCCGACCTTGCGCAGGCGACCCCGCAGGTCCAGCGCACGATGGCCGAACTGCAGGTCACGCTGGGCGAGGCGAGCCAGGCACTTGACCAGTTCGAAAAGGTCATGGGATCGGCGGACACCCTCCTCAACAGGGAAGGGCAGAGCCTGGCGGCGCAGATGCGCACCACGCTGCAGTCCGCGGATAACGCGGCCAAGTCGCTGTCGACCACCCTCGAGGACGCGCGACCGGCCGCCCGCCAGCTGTCCGAAAGCACGCTGCCCGCTGCCGAGGCGACGATCCGGGACCTGCGCGAAACCAGCAAGTCGCTCCGCGAAGTGACCGAAAAGATCAACAGCCAGGGCGCAGGCGGCCTGATCGGCGGCCAGAAGCTGCCCGACTACAAGCCCAAGTGA